The Salvelinus alpinus chromosome 35, SLU_Salpinus.1, whole genome shotgun sequence genome window below encodes:
- the tyrobp gene encoding TYRO protein tyrosine kinase-binding protein, whose product MGKALCIVAPLKGMFGPAEGEQDCGHCYQIDVGAVVGIIACDIILTLLIALAVFCFATFRKKRSQQESRLEGKGKTLTASKRKTVEITESPYQELHGIQSDVYSDLQQFQK is encoded by the exons ATGGGCAAGGCCCTCTGTATCGTGGCTCCCCTGAAAGGAATGTTTG GTCCTGCCGAAGGAGAACAAG ACTGTGGCCACTGCTATCAGATAGATGTGGGGGCAGTGGTGGGCATCATCGCCTGTGACATCATCCTGACCCTCCTCATCGCTCTCGCCGTGTTCTGTTTTGCTACCTTCCGGAAGAAGAGGAGTCAACAGGAATCCAGACTGGagg GTAAAGGGAAAACACTCACAGCATCAAAAAGGAAGACAGTAGAAATCACAGAGTCTCCCTACCAG GAGCTGCATGGAATTCAGTCAGACGTGTACAGTGATCTCCAACAGTTTCAGAAATGA
- the hcst gene encoding hematopoietic cell signal transducer isoform X2 has product MSDNTALLMVLFFCLCEKVVADPDNPSCYRIEPGTMAGIIIADVILTIAIVIVTYHCASRRRRRKERADKVYMNVRANCKT; this is encoded by the exons ATGTCAGACAACACAGCATTGCTGATGGTTCTCTTCTTTTGCCTCTGTG AAAAAGTTGTGGCTGACCCAG ATAACCCGTCCTGCTACAGGATCGAGCCTGGCACCATGGCTGGCATCATCATTGCAGACGTGATCCTGACCATTGCCATTGTCATTGTCACGTACCACTGTGCCAGCCGACGCAGACGTCGAAAAGAGAGGG ctgataAAGTCTACATGAATGTCAGGGCAAACTGCAAAACATGA
- the hcst gene encoding hematopoietic cell signal transducer isoform X1, with amino-acid sequence MSDNTALLMVLFFCLCEKVVADPGTNNPSCYRIEPGTMAGIIIADVILTIAIVIVTYHCASRRRRRKERADKVYMNVRANCKT; translated from the exons ATGTCAGACAACACAGCATTGCTGATGGTTCTCTTCTTTTGCCTCTGTG AAAAAGTTGTGGCTGACCCAGGTACAA ATAACCCGTCCTGCTACAGGATCGAGCCTGGCACCATGGCTGGCATCATCATTGCAGACGTGATCCTGACCATTGCCATTGTCATTGTCACGTACCACTGTGCCAGCCGACGCAGACGTCGAAAAGAGAGGG ctgataAAGTCTACATGAATGTCAGGGCAAACTGCAAAACATGA
- the LOC139564178 gene encoding NF-kappa-B inhibitor delta-like, whose translation MHWQKSPKEKPCYTLPTVKKLLEQKRKRETSSTATTSTGVSTATVLSQQVSTPEKSTSTSVASSYSDMAVGYERWGPMDEHQALSAIQEGPFSPMGNNYFSSPSSSMDYSHTPAYSPQMASSYNTQQIQDYPDTRMPQHYTECPVTEAVPSGPLQTAVFPWSSGALGPTEPVQQVFSGQMDVTKLEEARMFLRGMDYSRTTWQDDDGDTILHIYTAKGLREYAFAAAERLAELGRLDSKEHKGKTALLVAVTANHPEIVQDLLSLGADINACDVKGQTALHLAATYGFPRVMQVILSIGPGVNLEARNFEGLTPLHCAAISHSGTMKTLSSLSSTGLGDASLHALAEEKLSWLQMLLNTGASLTSQEIKSNKTVLHLAVKEGNIQLVRHLLKTPLDNMRDFVNMKAHGHTALHMAAGLHGSPHQEEMLRLLLSRGADPRIRNLENDQPAHLLQSGPHGEQLKLILKKRSASSRRRVMSLQDQE comes from the exons ATGCACTGGCAGAAAT CACCGAAGGAGAAGCCGTGTTACACTCTTCCCACAGTGAAGAAACTCCTGGagcagaagaggaagagggaaacCTCCTCGACGGCAACAACCAGTACCGGTGTCTCCACTGCCACTGTCCTCTCCCAACAGGTGTCAACACCAGAGAAGTCTACCTCAACAA GTGTAGCCAGCAGCTACTCAGATATGGCAGTGGGGTATGAGAGATGGGGTCCTATGGATGAGCACCAAGCCCTCTCGGCCATACAGGAAGGTCCATTCTCCCCTATGGGGAACAATTACTTCTCCAGCCCATCCTCCTCAATGGACTACAGCCATACTCCGGCCTACAGCCCTCAGATGGCCTCCAGCTACAACACACAGCAGATTCAGGACTACCCAGACACCAGGATGCCTCAGCATTAT ACGGAGTGTCCAGTGACCGAGGCTGTTCCTTCTGGGCCCCTGCAGACCGCTGTCTTCCCCTGGTCGTCGGGGGCCCTGGGCCCCACAGAACCTGTCCAGCAGGTGTTTAGTGGCCAGATGGATGTCACTAAGCTGGAGGAAGCCAGGATGTTCCTCAGAGGGATGGACTACAGTAGAACCACCTGGCAAGATGACGACGGAGAcac GATTCTGCATATTTATACAGCCAAGGGCCTGAGGGAGTATGCATTCGCTGCAGCAGAGAGGCTTGCTGAGCTGGGAAGGCTAGACTCCAAGGAACACAAGGGGAAG ACTGCTTTGCTGGTGGCGGTGACTGCTAACCATCCGGAAATCGTCCAGGATCTGTTGTCTTTAGGGGCGGATATAAATGCCTGTGATGTCAAAGGTCAAACAGCACTTCATCTTGCTGCAACCTATGGCTTCCCCAGGGTTATGCAG GTTATTCTCTCCATTGGGCCTGGAGTGAACCTGGAGGCTCGCAATTTTGAAG GTCTGACTCCTCTGCACTGTGCAGCCATCTCCCacagtggcaccatgaagactctctcctccctctcctccacaggGCTGGGTGATGCCAGCCTCCATGCCCTGGCAGAGGAGAAGCTCTCCTGGCTGCAGATGCTACTCAACACCGGAGCCTCCCTGACCAGCCAG GAAATCAAAAGTAACAAGACTGTTCTTCACCTGGCTGTGAAGGAGGGGAACATCCAGCTGGTTCGCCATCTGCTGAAGACCCCCCTAGACAACATGAGGGACTTTGTCAACATGAAG GCCCACGGTCATACCGCGCTGCACATGGCTGCTGGTCTCCATGGCAGCCCACACCAGGAGGAGATGCTGAGGCTGCTGCTGAGCAGAGGGGCCGACCCCAGAATCCGCAACCTGGAGAACGACCAGCCTGCACACCTGCTGCAGAGTGGACCCCACGGGGAACAG CTCAAGCTCATCCTGAAGAAGCGAAGTGCTTCCTCTCGTCGACGTGTAATGTCCTTACAGGACCAAGAGTGA